From the genome of Halorussus caseinilyticus, one region includes:
- the pdxT gene encoding pyridoxal 5'-phosphate synthase glutaminase subunit PdxT, which produces MTLTAGVVAVQGDVSEHAEAVRRAGEVHGRETEVREIRTSGTVPDCDLLLLPGGESTTISRLLHDEGIAEEIVAHVEAGKPVLATCAGLIVAATDAGDDRVRNLGVADVTVERNAFGRQKDSFEAPLDVAGLDDPFPAVFIRAPLIGDVGEGVEVLAEWDGRPVAVRDGPVVGTSFHPELTPDSRIHGLGLFDNDGRAVAEDGAEPTPDR; this is translated from the coding sequence ATGACTCTCACAGCGGGCGTCGTCGCGGTGCAGGGCGACGTGAGCGAACACGCCGAGGCGGTCCGACGCGCGGGCGAGGTCCACGGCCGCGAGACCGAAGTCCGCGAAATCCGGACCAGCGGGACGGTCCCCGACTGCGACCTCCTGTTGCTTCCCGGCGGCGAATCGACCACCATCTCGCGGTTGCTCCACGACGAGGGCATCGCCGAGGAAATCGTCGCGCACGTCGAGGCCGGAAAGCCGGTGCTGGCGACCTGCGCGGGCCTCATCGTGGCCGCGACCGACGCGGGCGACGACCGAGTTCGGAACCTCGGCGTCGCGGACGTGACGGTCGAACGCAACGCCTTCGGCAGGCAGAAAGACAGCTTCGAGGCCCCGCTGGACGTGGCGGGTCTCGACGACCCGTTCCCGGCGGTTTTCATCCGCGCACCACTCATCGGCGACGTGGGCGAGGGCGTGGAGGTTCTCGCGGAGTGGGACGGCCGCCCGGTCGCGGTCCGGGACGGTCCGGTCGTCGGCACCTCGTTCCACCCCGAACTCACGCCCGACTCGCGGATTCACGGTCTCGGTCTCTTCGACAACGACGGCCGAGCGGTCGCCGAGGACGGCGCGGAGCCGACCCCCGACCGGTGA
- a CDS encoding bifunctional nuclease family protein, whose product MDADIDAVRVAMTDDGPVPVIVLAPNDEEGVLPIFIGFEEAVSIARGMEAEDIGRPMTHDLTLDLVEELGGRVTRVVVSALEDNTYIADLHVDTPRGEAVVDARPSDSLALAARTNAPVEVEDDVFESGRRDRDEFDQLQDIKEVVDLEP is encoded by the coding sequence ATGGACGCCGACATCGACGCGGTGCGCGTGGCGATGACCGACGACGGGCCGGTTCCGGTCATCGTACTCGCACCCAACGACGAGGAGGGCGTACTCCCGATATTCATCGGCTTCGAGGAGGCCGTCAGCATCGCTCGCGGAATGGAGGCCGAGGACATCGGCAGGCCGATGACCCACGACCTGACGCTCGACCTCGTGGAGGAGCTGGGCGGGCGCGTCACTCGCGTCGTGGTCTCGGCGCTGGAAGACAACACCTACATCGCGGACCTCCACGTCGATACGCCCCGCGGCGAGGCGGTGGTGGACGCCCGGCCGAGCGATTCGCTGGCGCTGGCCGCCCGGACCAACGCCCCGGTCGAAGTCGAAGACGACGTGTTCGAGTCGGGCCGCCGGGACCGCGACGAGTTCGACCAGTTGCAGGACATCAAAGAGGTCGTGGACCTCGAACCATGA
- the hisE gene encoding phosphoribosyl-ATP diphosphatase: MSDQSASGESPTHAEDATDAVLEELFAVVEDRKETLPEDSYTASLFTHEKGENAVLEKLGEETTELLLAAKDDDREEIAHESADIVYHLLVLLSMKEMDVADLRAELRDRR, encoded by the coding sequence ATGAGCGACCAATCGGCCTCCGGCGAATCCCCGACCCACGCCGAAGACGCGACCGACGCCGTGCTTGAGGAGTTGTTCGCGGTCGTAGAGGACCGCAAGGAGACTCTCCCCGAGGACTCCTACACCGCCTCGCTGTTCACCCACGAGAAAGGCGAGAACGCGGTGCTGGAGAAGTTGGGCGAGGAGACCACCGAACTCCTACTGGCGGCGAAAGACGACGACCGCGAGGAAATCGCCCACGAGAGCGCCGACATCGTGTATCACCTCCTCGTCCTGCTGTCGATGAAGGAGATGGACGTGGCGGACCTGCGGGCGGAACTGCGCGACCGGCGCTGA
- a CDS encoding ASCH domain-containing protein, whose translation MATIDAGDLFPSEHMQRGVSAGEITQIHRGDHYADEGDRFELDGDQFEVVEIRERTLGDLTDEDARAEGMSDMEQYREMLNRAHDDFEWDPDSEVVMHRVEKVA comes from the coding sequence ATGGCAACTATCGACGCCGGAGACCTGTTCCCGAGCGAACACATGCAACGCGGAGTCAGCGCGGGCGAAATCACTCAGATTCACCGCGGCGACCACTACGCCGACGAGGGCGACCGGTTCGAGTTGGACGGCGACCAGTTCGAGGTCGTCGAAATCCGAGAGCGGACGCTCGGCGACTTGACCGACGAGGACGCCCGCGCCGAGGGGATGTCGGACATGGAACAGTACCGCGAGATGCTGAACCGGGCGCACGACGACTTCGAGTGGGACCCCGACAGCGAAGTCGTGATGCACCGCGTCGAGAAGGTGGCGTAG
- a CDS encoding DUF5518 domain-containing protein produces the protein MTNWYAVTLGFVVMTVVGVVGLAIPGLGQLTAGLVGGFVAGYVAAGGPRRGGWHGLLAGSLGGIFVALIFSVAVSVLGAVGLGPFGPLLGGGVFLVGVVIALLMGLESALAGAVGGWVAEE, from the coding sequence ATGACCAACTGGTACGCAGTCACGCTCGGGTTCGTCGTCATGACCGTCGTCGGGGTCGTCGGTCTCGCTATCCCCGGTCTCGGCCAACTCACCGCGGGACTGGTCGGCGGGTTCGTCGCCGGGTACGTGGCCGCTGGCGGCCCACGACGGGGAGGGTGGCACGGCCTGCTCGCCGGGTCGCTCGGCGGCATCTTCGTCGCGTTGATATTCAGCGTCGCGGTGAGCGTCCTCGGTGCGGTCGGACTCGGCCCGTTCGGTCCCCTGCTCGGCGGCGGCGTCTTCCTCGTCGGCGTCGTCATCGCGCTCCTCATGGGTCTCGAAAGTGCGCTCGCCGGTGCAGTCGGCGGGTGGGTCGCCGAGGAGTGA
- a CDS encoding AIR synthase family protein, whose protein sequence is MTDLGKVDRDFFDRHIYPHLGADRGDVRLGPQHGVDFGVVEVGGEAVVLASDPLSLTPALGFEKAAWFAVHVALSDAAVSGIPPSHLAVTFTLPPEMTDDEFATVWETFDREATELGVAIVTGHTARYGGCQYPWVGGATTLAVGDPADLVRPDGATPGDHLLVTKGPAIEVPGFLVTLFEDEIDLPDSTLAEAKERFWDMSPVRDALTAAAAGPVTAMHDATEGGLQGALVELARAGGVRLDVDSGAVPVLPGVAESCEYFGIDPWTATSEGTLVLTVESGGVDDVLAALESENIPAAEIGRVREGEGVVVDGEEVSHPEVDPTWEVFEEYAERVGLE, encoded by the coding sequence ATGACTGACCTCGGCAAGGTGGACCGCGACTTCTTCGACCGGCACATCTACCCGCACCTCGGGGCCGACCGCGGAGACGTTCGCCTCGGACCGCAACACGGCGTCGACTTCGGCGTCGTGGAGGTCGGCGGCGAAGCAGTCGTCCTCGCCAGCGACCCACTCTCGCTGACCCCGGCGCTCGGGTTCGAGAAGGCGGCGTGGTTCGCGGTCCACGTCGCGCTCTCGGACGCCGCGGTGTCGGGCATCCCGCCCTCGCACCTCGCGGTCACGTTCACCCTCCCGCCGGAGATGACCGACGACGAGTTCGCCACGGTTTGGGAGACGTTCGACCGCGAAGCCACCGAGTTGGGCGTCGCCATCGTCACGGGCCACACCGCCCGCTACGGCGGGTGTCAGTACCCGTGGGTCGGGGGCGCGACCACCCTCGCGGTCGGCGACCCCGCGGACCTCGTGCGACCCGACGGCGCGACTCCCGGCGACCACCTGCTCGTCACGAAGGGACCCGCAATCGAAGTCCCCGGTTTCCTCGTGACGCTGTTCGAGGACGAAATCGACCTGCCCGACTCGACCCTCGCCGAGGCGAAAGAGCGGTTCTGGGACATGAGTCCGGTCCGGGACGCGCTGACCGCCGCGGCCGCAGGGCCGGTCACCGCGATGCACGACGCGACCGAAGGCGGGTTGCAGGGCGCGCTGGTCGAACTCGCCCGCGCCGGAGGCGTCCGCCTCGACGTGGACTCCGGCGCGGTGCCGGTCCTCCCCGGCGTCGCGGAGTCCTGCGAGTACTTCGGCATCGACCCGTGGACCGCGACCAGCGAGGGGACGCTGGTCCTGACCGTCGAGTCCGGCGGCGTGGACGACGTACTCGCCGCGCTGGAGTCCGAGAACATCCCGGCGGCCGAAATCGGCCGGGTCCGCGAGGGCGAAGGCGTCGTCGTAGACGGCGAAGAGGTGTCCCACCCCGAGGTGGACCCGACGTGGGAAGTCTTCGAGGAGTACGCCGAGCGGGTGGGACTGGAGTAA
- a CDS encoding Na+/H+ antiporter subunit E codes for MRGSELSSSTESPTARLLATFAVSYGFYLALGNAADPFDLVTGAVSAGVVAVAFAGFAFPESPSVRRTGGRLVRALAALPVLLWEILKANVALAAILLDPRLPIDPSVVRVESAAESDLERTAFASAVTLTPGTVVLDVTDDAYHVHALTAASRESLREGSLSRVVASVFRDREDLERREGDGGRE; via the coding sequence ATGAGGGGGAGCGAGCTATCGTCGTCCACGGAGAGTCCGACCGCCCGCCTGCTGGCTACGTTCGCGGTCTCGTACGGGTTCTACCTCGCGCTGGGTAACGCCGCCGACCCGTTCGACCTCGTTACCGGCGCGGTCAGCGCCGGAGTCGTCGCCGTCGCGTTCGCGGGGTTCGCGTTCCCCGAGTCGCCGTCGGTGCGTCGGACCGGCGGGCGACTCGTCCGGGCGCTGGCGGCACTGCCCGTCCTGCTCTGGGAGATTCTGAAGGCCAACGTCGCGCTGGCGGCGATTCTGCTCGACCCGCGACTCCCCATCGACCCCTCGGTCGTCCGGGTGGAATCGGCGGCCGAGTCGGACCTCGAACGCACCGCCTTCGCCAGCGCGGTCACGCTCACGCCCGGCACGGTGGTCCTCGACGTGACCGACGACGCCTATCACGTCCACGCGCTGACCGCCGCCTCTCGGGAGTCGCTCCGCGAGGGGTCGCTCTCGCGCGTCGTGGCCTCCGTCTTCCGGGACCGTGAGGACCTCGAGCGCCGGGAAGGGGACGGAGGGCGAGAATGA
- a CDS encoding monovalent cation/H+ antiporter complex subunit F, protein MTDAPTDFLLGVAVVLVALAGVVGYRVVVGPTLQDRVVAVNALGTTAVVVLALLAAALDDPGLLDVALAYGLLNFLLSVGLARVLGEQNAPTAGKSPDADGGPR, encoded by the coding sequence ATGACGGACGCGCCGACCGACTTTCTGCTCGGGGTCGCGGTGGTGCTGGTCGCGCTGGCGGGGGTCGTCGGCTATCGCGTCGTGGTCGGGCCGACCCTCCAAGACCGGGTGGTCGCGGTCAACGCCCTCGGAACCACTGCCGTCGTCGTCCTCGCTCTGCTCGCCGCGGCGTTAGACGACCCCGGCTTGCTCGACGTGGCGCTGGCCTACGGCCTGCTCAACTTCCTGCTGAGCGTCGGTCTCGCTCGGGTCCTCGGCGAGCAGAACGCGCCCACCGCGGGGAAGTCGCCGGACGCGGACGGAGGCCCGCGATGA
- the mnhG gene encoding monovalent cation/H(+) antiporter subunit G: MTPREAVVALLAVGSVAFTGLAAVGLLRLPEVYSRAHAASKADTLGALSAFAAVGVAFGVDSATLKTIFLFVFVLATTPAATHAVVRTAYRAESERGARPVESADSAGDDRGERDD; the protein is encoded by the coding sequence ATGACCCCGCGGGAGGCCGTCGTCGCCCTGCTCGCGGTCGGGAGCGTGGCGTTCACCGGTCTCGCGGCCGTGGGTCTGCTCCGCCTGCCCGAGGTGTACTCGCGCGCCCACGCCGCCTCGAAAGCCGACACCCTCGGTGCGCTCTCGGCGTTCGCGGCGGTCGGAGTCGCGTTCGGCGTCGATTCGGCCACGCTGAAGACGATTTTCCTCTTCGTCTTCGTGCTGGCGACGACTCCCGCCGCGACCCACGCAGTGGTTCGGACCGCCTACCGTGCCGAGAGCGAGCGCGGAGCGAGACCCGTCGAATCCGCCGACTCAGCGGGCGACGACCGGGGTGAGCGCGATGACTGA
- a CDS encoding DUF4040 domain-containing protein — protein sequence MTDPLVVALLALAVLLAVGIAVLADAVATVVVFGAYGLSLALLWAALRAPDVALTEAAVGAGISTALFLAVLGRSPAEFAVSLSRPRFRVRPATALTAVGTALALGVTVPALPAFGDPSAPPFGRVVPFYLADAPTLGVENVVTAILVVYRGFDTFGEVVVVFTAGVAAAAVLREVSA from the coding sequence ATGACTGACCCCCTCGTGGTCGCGCTTCTCGCGCTCGCGGTCCTGCTGGCGGTCGGGATTGCGGTCCTCGCCGACGCGGTGGCCACGGTGGTCGTCTTCGGCGCGTACGGTCTCTCGCTCGCCCTGCTCTGGGCCGCCCTGCGCGCGCCGGACGTGGCGCTGACCGAGGCCGCGGTCGGGGCCGGTATCTCGACCGCGCTGTTTCTGGCGGTCTTGGGGCGCTCTCCGGCCGAGTTCGCGGTCTCGCTCTCCCGACCCCGGTTTCGGGTCCGGCCCGCGACTGCGCTCACGGCGGTCGGCACGGCGCTCGCGCTCGGGGTCACGGTCCCGGCGCTCCCGGCGTTCGGCGACCCGAGCGCGCCGCCGTTCGGCCGGGTGGTCCCGTTCTACCTCGCCGACGCGCCGACGCTCGGCGTCGAGAACGTCGTGACCGCGATTCTGGTGGTCTATCGCGGGTTCGACACCTTCGGCGAGGTGGTCGTGGTGTTCACCGCGGGCGTGGCGGCCGCGGCGGTCCTCCGGGAGGTGTCGGCGTGA
- a CDS encoding MnhB domain-containing protein: MSDTEDGTPGDDARGVVADATARLVAPFAATFGLFTTFHGTSSVGGGFQGGVVLAATVILLAFAVGPPRVRAALAVPRTSALAAGGVLGFAAVGVGPVAFGGAVLELAAYPIPKPAVYATELAEVAIAATVAATLVGLFFVLAGETDA; this comes from the coding sequence GTGAGCGACACCGAGGACGGGACGCCCGGCGATGACGCCCGCGGCGTCGTCGCCGACGCGACCGCCAGACTGGTCGCGCCGTTCGCGGCTACCTTCGGCCTGTTCACGACGTTCCACGGCACGTCGTCTGTCGGCGGTGGCTTTCAGGGCGGCGTCGTGCTGGCGGCCACGGTCATCCTGTTGGCGTTCGCGGTCGGCCCGCCGCGGGTGCGCGCGGCGCTCGCGGTTCCGCGCACGTCCGCGCTCGCGGCCGGTGGCGTCCTCGGGTTCGCGGCGGTCGGGGTCGGGCCGGTCGCGTTCGGCGGCGCGGTCCTCGAACTCGCGGCGTACCCGATTCCGAAGCCAGCGGTCTACGCGACCGAACTCGCGGAGGTCGCCATCGCCGCCACCGTCGCGGCCACACTCGTCGGACTCTTCTTCGTCCTCGCGGGGGAGACCGATGCTTGA
- a CDS encoding cation:proton antiporter subunit C has product MLEAYLARLPYLAAVALVGVGLGVLVGEPSRLKKVVGLNVFQTGVLLFFVAAAYRSGGRSPLVRDATRDAPSVNPLPHVLVLTAIVVGVSLTALALALVVRVRAEERGGGA; this is encoded by the coding sequence ATGCTTGAAGCGTACCTCGCTCGCCTGCCCTATCTCGCGGCCGTCGCGCTGGTCGGGGTCGGACTCGGCGTGCTGGTCGGCGAACCGAGTCGCCTCAAGAAGGTGGTGGGTCTCAACGTCTTCCAGACCGGCGTCCTCCTCTTTTTCGTCGCGGCGGCCTACCGGTCCGGCGGGCGCTCGCCGCTGGTTCGGGACGCGACGCGGGACGCGCCGTCGGTCAACCCGCTCCCCCACGTCCTCGTGCTGACAGCCATCGTGGTCGGGGTGAGTCTGACCGCGCTAGCGTTGGCGCTCGTGGTGCGAGTCCGGGCGGAGGAACGGGGAGGTGGCGCGTGA
- a CDS encoding proton-conducting transporter membrane subunit — MTALLLPALVALPVVGAALAVLAGDRLGRWVTAGTLALQTGLAAALVGRVADDGPTRTVVGGFRPAVGVELRADPLAALIVALVAAVAGGAAWYAGAVGARSAHADALVLLLAAGLSGVGLTADLFNLYVVLEITGLAAYALVALGERGSARAALRYLFAGTVGATLYLLGVGYLYVATGHLNIDKSSVFVSGLAPSSTLALAAFAFVFAGLAVKIPLVPVHTWLPDAHAQASVSASVVLSALVTTAGVYALVKVLYGVFGVEFLTAVPAVGALVSGLGAVSVLVGGALALRESKVKRVLAYSTVSQLGVVVVGAGLGTRLGLTGAAVHLLGHAITKAGLFFAAGLLSLSTGAKTVEECAGVGKRAPVVGAAFAVLSLGMVGVPPTVGFAGKWYVLVAAASAEAWPLVAAVLASSLLSLAYFGRILARMFFAPPADGLPADAGEPSVGGGTPANADAPTESVGASVLPILAALATLALGLSAATLAQFLEPAVSSLLT, encoded by the coding sequence GTGACCGCACTCTTGCTCCCCGCGCTGGTCGCGCTCCCGGTCGTCGGCGCGGCGCTGGCAGTCCTCGCGGGCGACCGACTCGGCCGGTGGGTCACGGCGGGGACGCTCGCGCTCCAGACTGGTCTCGCGGCCGCGCTCGTGGGCCGAGTCGCCGACGACGGTCCGACTCGGACCGTCGTCGGCGGGTTTCGCCCGGCGGTGGGCGTCGAGTTACGCGCCGACCCGCTTGCCGCGCTGATAGTCGCGCTGGTGGCCGCCGTCGCTGGCGGCGCGGCGTGGTACGCGGGAGCGGTCGGCGCGCGGTCGGCCCACGCAGACGCCTTGGTCCTCTTGCTGGCGGCCGGTCTCTCGGGCGTCGGACTGACCGCAGACCTGTTCAACCTCTACGTCGTCCTCGAAATCACGGGGCTGGCGGCCTACGCGCTGGTCGCGCTGGGCGAACGCGGGTCGGCGCGCGCGGCCCTGCGCTACCTCTTTGCCGGAACGGTCGGCGCGACCCTCTATCTGCTCGGTGTCGGCTATCTATACGTTGCTACGGGGCATCTAAACATTGATAAGAGCAGTGTATTCGTTTCCGGACTCGCTCCGTCCTCGACGCTCGCGCTCGCGGCGTTCGCGTTCGTCTTCGCGGGACTGGCGGTTAAGATTCCGCTCGTGCCCGTCCACACGTGGCTTCCGGACGCCCACGCGCAGGCATCGGTGTCGGCCAGCGTCGTCCTCTCGGCGCTGGTAACGACCGCGGGCGTCTACGCCCTCGTGAAGGTTCTCTACGGCGTCTTCGGCGTCGAGTTCCTGACCGCGGTTCCGGCGGTCGGCGCGCTCGTCTCGGGTCTCGGTGCGGTCAGCGTCCTCGTCGGCGGCGCGCTGGCGCTCCGGGAGTCGAAGGTCAAGCGCGTGCTGGCCTACTCGACCGTCTCGCAACTCGGCGTCGTGGTGGTCGGCGCGGGTCTTGGCACCCGCCTCGGACTGACCGGCGCGGCGGTCCACCTGTTGGGCCACGCGATTACGAAGGCGGGCCTGTTCTTCGCGGCGGGACTGCTCTCGCTCTCGACCGGAGCCAAGACCGTAGAGGAGTGCGCGGGCGTCGGGAAGCGCGCGCCGGTGGTCGGCGCGGCGTTCGCGGTCCTCTCGCTCGGGATGGTCGGCGTCCCCCCGACGGTCGGGTTCGCCGGGAAGTGGTACGTCCTCGTCGCGGCCGCGAGCGCGGAGGCGTGGCCGCTCGTCGCCGCCGTCCTCGCCAGCTCCCTGCTCTCGCTCGCCTACTTCGGGCGGATTCTGGCCCGGATGTTCTTCGCGCCACCGGCCGACGGACTTCCCGCGGACGCCGGAGAACCGTCGGTCGGTGGCGGTACCCCGGCGAACGCGGACGCGCCGACCGAATCGGTCGGCGCGTCCGTCCTCCCGATTTTGGCCGCGCTCGCGACGCTCGCGCTCGGTCTGTCGGCGGCGACCCTCGCACAGTTCCTCGAACCGGCGGTTTCGAGTCTCCTGACATGA
- a CDS encoding proton-conducting transporter membrane subunit: MTGALALRPALAVAVPALASALVLASRGRPTIRESWTLLAVGVELAVVGSLVPDVLAGRIPTASLGTFATGVPLAFRADALGTLFASVVAVLWGAASVYSVGYMRKLDEHDQTRFFAAFAASIAATLGVAFAANLLTLFVAYELLTVGTYPLVAHAGTDEARRAGRKYALYAFGGGVAVLGGTVLVYALAGTLAFAPGGLRALGTADPLLAHAAFGLLAGGFGVKAAVIPLHGWLPNAMVAPTPVSALLHAVAVVKSGVFGIARVVLFVFGPEAVRGSALRWPLAGAAAATMVLAGFLALRQDKLKRVLAYSTASQLSFIVLGLTILTPTAVLGALFHLVTHAFMKITAFFCAGTVYVETKAEYVSEMAGIARRLPTTLAAFSVAAAGLVGIPLVGGFVSEWYLALGTLAGPIPALAAAYWLAAFVKLLFFWPIVSTAVFADPTDGDRQQWAGPDPGGLLSEASWAMLGPLLFTAGVAVLLGVVPTATPYFSLAEAVVAEVFGA; this comes from the coding sequence ATGACCGGCGCGCTGGCGCTCCGTCCGGCGCTCGCGGTCGCAGTTCCGGCGCTGGCCTCGGCGCTCGTCCTCGCCTCTCGCGGGCGGCCGACCATCCGCGAGTCGTGGACCCTGCTCGCGGTCGGCGTCGAACTCGCGGTGGTCGGGAGCCTCGTCCCCGACGTGCTGGCGGGCCGAATCCCGACCGCCTCGCTCGGCACCTTCGCCACGGGCGTCCCGCTGGCGTTCCGGGCCGACGCGCTCGGGACGCTGTTCGCGTCGGTCGTCGCGGTCCTGTGGGGGGCCGCCAGCGTCTACAGCGTCGGCTACATGCGCAAGCTCGACGAACACGACCAGACGCGCTTTTTCGCGGCGTTCGCCGCCAGCATCGCGGCCACGCTCGGGGTCGCGTTCGCCGCGAACCTGCTGACTCTCTTCGTCGCCTACGAACTCCTGACGGTCGGGACCTACCCCCTCGTGGCCCACGCCGGAACCGACGAGGCCCGCCGCGCCGGGCGCAAGTACGCCCTCTACGCCTTCGGCGGCGGCGTCGCGGTCCTCGGCGGGACCGTCCTCGTCTACGCGCTCGCCGGAACCCTCGCGTTCGCGCCCGGCGGACTCCGCGCCCTCGGGACCGCAGACCCCCTGCTCGCCCACGCCGCGTTCGGCCTGCTCGCTGGCGGGTTCGGCGTCAAGGCCGCGGTGATACCTCTTCACGGTTGGCTCCCGAACGCGATGGTCGCGCCGACGCCCGTCTCTGCGCTCCTCCACGCCGTCGCCGTCGTCAAGAGCGGCGTGTTCGGCATCGCTCGCGTGGTCCTGTTCGTCTTCGGTCCGGAGGCGGTCCGCGGGTCGGCGCTCCGGTGGCCTCTCGCTGGCGCGGCGGCCGCGACGATGGTGCTGGCCGGGTTCCTCGCGCTCCGGCAGGACAAACTCAAGCGCGTGCTGGCCTACTCGACCGCCAGCCAACTCTCGTTTATCGTCCTCGGCCTGACGATACTCACCCCCACGGCGGTCCTCGGGGCGTTGTTCCACCTCGTGACCCACGCCTTCATGAAGATTACCGCCTTTTTCTGCGCCGGGACCGTCTACGTCGAGACGAAGGCCGAGTACGTCTCGGAGATGGCCGGAATCGCGCGCCGACTCCCGACCACGCTCGCCGCGTTCTCGGTCGCCGCCGCCGGACTCGTCGGCATCCCCCTCGTGGGCGGATTCGTCAGCGAGTGGTACCTCGCCTTGGGGACTCTCGCCGGGCCGATTCCGGCGCTCGCGGCGGCCTACTGGTTGGCGGCGTTCGTGAAACTGCTCTTCTTCTGGCCCATCGTCTCGACGGCGGTCTTCGCGGACCCGACCGACGGAGACCGCCAGCAGTGGGCCGGTCCCGACCCCGGTGGCCTCCTCTCGGAGGCGTCGTGGGCCATGCTCGGACCCCTTCTTTTCACCGCCGGGGTCGCGGTCCTGCTCGGGGTCGTCCCGACCGCCACGCCCTACTTCTCGTTGGCCGAGGCGGTCGTCGCGGAGGTGTTCGGGGCGTGA